The nucleotide window aaatactattaaaaaatattctaattttattaaatttaattgatgcTTCATAATCATCTCCAAATAATACCAATTAGAATACCgttaattgaaaaacaataaatatttatgattggTGGTTGATGCAAGATATTCGAGCACAGaatatttgcaaacaaaaaaatatcaaaatgagaGAAAGAGTCGGAAAAATGAAAACATGTAAAATTTCAAAGCAACCTTGCTCAGTTGCATTTTTATAATTACCTTGAATGCAAGCAACAAAAGTCTTGTTGACTCATGCAACCTGACACATGGCTGAAGGTGTTTTCTGAATTTTTCTCAGTACAATGTCAAATTGTGTCTGTTCTCCgtagatataattttttcttttagaaaatGAGTATTAGTTATTCTTAGTAGCAATTTCAAATACGAGAATACTTTAAGAGCCACTAAGCTCTTTCGAATAGAGATCTCggctttttatatacatttcttaAGGTCTTAGGACATTTCCTCATTTGTATTCCTTAATATGTTTGTCGAACTCTTCTTCCAACTTAGAAACAGTAAATTCTGAAGTTTTCTTACTGTGCTGAGCTATGCACTGAGCTTGGCATAAACAGCCGCCcaggtttgtttttatttctaaacttctagtttctttaaactttttgaagattttatGATCTGCTGAACAGGTTATACATATTAACTTGCTCGTAGTGCTGTTCACTTAACTGGTATTTTGGGTTTACTTCACAACTGACATCATTCGAAACTCCAAGAAGAATATATTAGACTCTCCTTAGCACACTATTGCGTAGGTTATATTGATGTCGTGAATTTTCGGCTTTACGAttgctttttaatattattcaaaaaactATTGAACTCTTCTGAAATCGTCGCGCATATTCCTTCAGCTCTGCTGAACTGTCTTTACAAACAATACGCAccaaattgtttcgcaaatattttttttctatttttacccATCTCctttatatacgtatatagcTGCATTGAGCCAGAAGcgaatttttctaaattaacaaataatcaCTATTTTTACGAAATTGTTCATCTTgttcatttttaaatatgtacattagtAGCACTTGTTTACTTGGCGTTTGGCAAACAACGGACgctggtataattttttttttttaaacttagaTAATCCTTTAGTGGATTATGTATACTAAAAGACAagtctaaaaatatttgtgtacaacagtttttaataattcgaatattttttaaatattattttttaaactgaatatatacaaaaagaacagtaagaatttgttataaagtaGAATCCGGACCGCCCggcaaatgtttgaaaaaaaccTATGTTctgttattttttcatattatgtgttttcttcaaagaatttctttatttaaatatagaaaacatatgaaaaaaatgtgatGCTAAAATACCGACAATTTTTTGCACACacattaattatacatatattactctctcgagagtttttttttgtattatatgttttttttttattttatattttttatatataacacaTATGGACGGACTTCCCATTCatcagaaaataatatttaaaactttttgcaTTTGCGTCATAGCTGACCCAAAATGAGAGCGCGGCAGGAAGATGGCAtcgaaaacattttgtttttttcgcaTTCTAATttctatttgtattttgttgttgtttttgttattcgaTAAACAGGCGCGcgaaaagtgttgttgtttcaaTTATTGCTATCGATGGCGTTCGCCAATGCCTCGCCAAACGCAGAAATGATGAAATCGACTGTATTCGATAATAGACCTCCACGGAGACGGTGGAAAAGTGGGCGCCTAGAGTGCCATTGTCGCATTTGTATATACGacggtgcgtgtgtgtgtgtgcatttgcagGAATTGCGAACATGCCATGCAAATCATTACTAATTGAAGTTCAATGTCGTCGGTGGCGCAATTGttaccgccaacaacaacaacaatcgcttTATTGAGGGCTTGCGTGCACACGAACGCACATACAAAtacttttgtatgtacatatgtatgcacgttGCAGGTGGGTGGACATACAGTTGGGATGGCACAATGTGCCCCCTAATTTTCTCAAGTGTTTACATTTGTTGGCTGATATTCTATTGTGTGGCAATTAGAATGCAGTGCAAatattatgcatatgtatataataattgtttgtatgtacacacacacatacatttgtatataaaaagtttattatcAACTCTGTGCAATTTTATCTAAAACGTAAATTTATGACTTTGTAAAACATTTACATAAGTAATTTATCATCTTTACACTTCTCATCTCTCTCATGTGCTTTCTTTCAGACGCGTGTCTACGCTGTCAGGCGGAGAATAAACGTGAGGTGCTTGGACGCCAGGATTGTGTCGTAGTTTGGGGAGAATGCAATCACTCATTCCATCATTGCTGCATGTCGCTGTGGGTGAAACAGAATAATCGCTGTCCACTCTGTCAACAGGAATGGTCCATACAACGCATGGGCAAGTGAGCACTCATGGAAGCGCAACAGTTGTAATAGAACTGATTAtagattttctaaattttaagcAAACAATTGGTAATTGGTATTATGTGAGCTAATTTTTTCTCAATAGATTTAAGTTTCAACATGTAATAGTTTAGGCGAATGGTGAAAATGTATATGAAGAGAAGAGCACATctgtaataaaatgtatttgagaGCAAAGAGAATCGCGTTACGCAGTGAATATGAAAATGCAGGAAATGAGAACAAACGCCGCTGTGCTGAGCGCATGAAAAATCAGTAACACAAGCACATATGAAAATTCTTTGCGAATTATTTGGCGCATTTACATTTGCGCTAAGGAAAGTCAACAAGTAAAAAAGTTAATGCCCCGGGTGAGGCTCGAACTCACGACCTTAAGATTATGAGACTTACGCGCTGCCTACTGCGCCACCGAGGCTGTATTAAATATACGACCGAAAGTTGCACATAAATGTAATGTTCTAGAAGACAACGCTTAAAAAAATCACTGCTCTGAGGTTCTAAAACGCTTCTTGTTAGCATAATTCAAGTGTTGTTTAAAGCAAATGCAGTGAGGAAATGTCatttgtttatcgccaaatacaagtaatgcaattttttctttttctttctttattaattaaatttgacaCTTTAGTCATTTAGAATCACCATAgtaaagaacaaaaaacaaaaatctgtaAACTATTTCGTGCAATAAGTCCTTTATATCAAAGATTAGTATAGTagacgttgcctacattttggcgtatCAAAGTAAGCTCGTTAAATTTACTAGAAGCATCATTTTAAGAACATCATAGCTAGATAACTCGTAAGTTTGAGAATGTTATTAAGACCGACcacagtttttattatttacgtatttttacttttattttctaaattaaattcttacatttttatataatttataattgtttgtaatttCGTTTTGGGTAAATAATCCTTATTAATATACTCagcgtatataaaatatttatttttagaacaaaatcACTTCATTGTTTGAGATTTCTATTATTTACTCTGTAAACACACCCTACTTCGGAAAATGATGACGTGGAGCACTCTGTGTTGGCGTGTCAGTAATTTCTATGCGTCATTTTGCAACCACCGACCACTTGTCCCTTTGGCGCAGAGGATAGCGCGTTGGACTTCTAATCCAAAGGTCGCGGGTTCGATCCCCGCAAGGGATGTCATTATGAAATGATACGTTTTTTGTGTACACGGAAAactgattatttatttttataatctggTAGTGTTATTAGATGAGCAGCTTTTCGCATTTGAAAGTAATTTAGcaactttaaatattaaatattttgtatacaatgAGAAGTCTGCCGCAGTACATTCTATTCTAAAGGATTATCACTACTATATATCTGTGTGTGCAAATCGGCGGCGCTCCACCATTCGTCCCTTTGGCGCAGAGGATAGCGCGTTGGACTTCTAATCCAAAGGTCGCGGGTTCGATCCCCGCAAGGGATGTCCTTGTGGACAAAGTGACAACTGCCTGGAGTTTATCACAGTctgttgtttctatttttttgaaatagctatttatttaataacttcTGGACTCGTAGATCATTTCACATACACATCTACATTAAAAACATTGATGATTTTATGGTTATGCGGTTTTCTAGTTATGGATTGGAAATAAGGTGCTCGGATTtgtcttaaatatattaaattcctttatattgcaattttaaacatatatcatttactattttttctcTTAATTAAGACGCGACtcatatttaaaactaaaaaagcaTTACATCAAATAAAACAGGATGCGCACAAccttttaagtaaaaatgagCATTCCATACTTAAAATAGTATCAtcttaaaataattactttggCTGTAAGGAAGGAGATAGGTTTCTTTCCAGAACATTCGAATTTAGCCTCAGCTTCTCCACACGTGTTGGGTCAGCCAGCTCTTCCTCCGCCAAACGTTCAGCGCGATTTTCAAGTATGGATTCTAtagcaataaataatttattagagaTGTGGAATGACACTAGGCACGCTGGATACACTTACTGTTATATGGTGTGTATTTATCGGAGAGTATGTTTTCCAGATTGTATCCAATGAATCCTACTACTCCAGCAATTGGAAGTGTTATATAGACCGCATTTCGCCTGAGTATTGCCATTAGAATAGGCCACATTTTgctaaattacaattaattaattaatttagtaaCTATATTCGTTATTTACTCGATTACACAATATTTACTATCTATGTATTTCAATTctgttaaacaaaaatataatagccGGCGTGCAATTGACAATCATATGATTGTCATATATGACGTTTGATATTCGCGCATTTTCACTAcaattgaaccaccctgtgtcTAATTTGAATAACGCGAATGAAAGTCCTGCGTATATAAACATTGAGAAAAGTGTTAATATAGTTGGTCTAATTCAAAGATTCTTCGAACATACAATTAggcaaaatgtgaaattaattaattataagtaGTGCATATAACTATAGTGTTATAATGAATTTGTGTGTGGATATGCAGATCCTACTTGCTTACCACCAGAGAACATTGAGTGATCTTGAGCAGTCACAAACGTTTCCACTTTATGCAATTAGCAATGATTTTGTTAcgagatatttatttaacaaatttagcggtaagtttgtaaaaaaaatgcaataaattactCATTTCCTTActttattacataaaaatccTTATCGTATATTATCGTAATTCTTAAAAGTGATCGAAGTGAATTTCTCCTTCGAATTTTCGACTGGTGCATGTATGCGTATTTGTCGCAAATGTGTATCTCTACCATTCTGATGATTTGCCACTATAGCAATTTGTAACATGTATATACGTACAGGACGTGATTTACCATTTTCCACATGAATAGCAGTCCAACCTGCAATAAGGCTTTCTATATATCAACACAATTTTCAATCAGTCAAAACTCACCTGTTGGTTCAAAAAGTTCTTGATTTTGTAACTCTTGTAAGTCATTAAAATTCGAGCCAGTTCTTAGTGAAATTCGTGACGGTGTGTAGCTTTCATCTAATTTATAGTCGGCGTACAAATAAACCGCACTGATACGTGTTTTTCTATGAAACTGAACATTAACAAGATGTGGTAGCTGACCATCTGACTGCCAATAAGTGTCTATAATATTATCACGCAAACGTTCAACGCCAAACCCTGCAAATATAATTCTTTTCAGCGGTTGGCCGTAAACCGTATAAATAATCGTACTAACCTGGTTTGCAAGATGACAAACTCCATACAGCTTGTGTGCCGATTTCCCTGACGACTCCCGAGCGTTCAAGTGGTAAAGGATCTTGATTGCTAATCTCTTCATCGCCATTACCCTCCATTGTTGTGccttatacaatatttttcagattgtgtatttaattttgaaatgtacAACAAATCATTTGTTTACAAGACTTGAACGAgatgagaaatgtcaaaaaattgtTTGCCGGTTTGCTCAGCTGTTTAGTGTTGTCATCTTGGATATTGAAGAGAGTTGCCAGAATACTTCCACACAATAATTATATTGTAGTcatgttttaacattttatatggaaaatattttattttattaacttttgaTGCTACcattattttaaatcaaatgcgttataattttttaaaatagtgtCATAAGgaagattttaaaaatatatatgaaaaattccgtttgcttaattttttataaatattgggtAAACCAAATTTGATACGATATGGCCGTGTAATTATTTTCGCTTTTGATCTTTGACGTTTAATATTGGTGTTTTCATTATCAAGTCGCGTAaaagttaaattatattttattttcacctgTGATGTGCAAAAATAAACATTGAGATTACAATGAGTCTGGAGCAGGGTGAACATTTGTTGGCCTTGAAGGGTAAGTAAATGTATAAACACCTAGTATTTTTACTTACAAGCATTATTATTAGTGATGAGGCTGACAAGGCCTACCCTCATTGGTCCACAAGTGATTTCCTGCGAAAATCGGGATTTGCCACAACAAACATTTCGACGTCGTATGGTAGAGCACGAGAGTACTACTGTGGCCGGTGCGGAAACCTTAGCAGCAGGTCAATTTATGCTACTGCCACAATCCTTCGGCTCCATATACTTGggtaatatttttgtaactacTGCTTGAAGAACTGTGctcattttgcttttgttgacaGGTGAAACATTTGCCAGCTATATTTGCGTACACAACTGCACTACCTATTCCGTGGAGGGTGTTACTGTAAAGGCTGATCTACAATCTAACACAACGCGTATTAATTTACCTATGAATGAAAAGCAAGCAAGCTCAACACTTTCGCCTGAACAAACGCTTGACGATGTCATACGCtatgaagtgaaagaaattgGCACACATATGTAAGTGAAATCTCAATAATGCAATAGAAGCCAAGAAGTTACATACCGTCCTCTAAACAATTTCAGTTTGGTTTGTGAAGTGAACTATACTACGCCTGCTGGGTTTCCACAATCTTTTCGtaaattcttcaaatttcaAGTGCTCAAACCACTTGatgttaaaactaaattttacaatgCCGAAATGGATGAGATCTATTTGGAGGCGCAAATACAAAACATAACAACGGGACCATTTTGTCTTGAAAAAGTAGAGCTGGACAGTTCGGAACACTACACCGTCACGCCATTGAATACCTTATCGAATGGCGAGTCAGTGTTCTCTTCTAAAAATATGTTGCAACCAAACAATAGCTGCCAATTCTTGTACTGCATAAAGGTATAACAtggttcatatatttattaaaaataattattataaacaacATTCCTTAGCCCAAAGCCGAAATCGCAAAAGACATCAAAGCTTTACGACaagctaacaatgtgggtaaattAGATATCGTGTGGCGTTCGAATCTCGGTGAAAAGGGACGTTTGCAAACCAGTCAGCTGCAACGTTTGGTATTTATTGCGcgcttttaatgaaatgaaagttaTATTTAATCTTAGATACTTCTTTACAGCCCTTCGAATACAAGGACGTGCGACTTGAAGTAATCGATGCGCAGaatattgtcaaaatcggtgAACCCTTCACATTTGTGTGTCGTGTTACGAACACTGCCGAACGCACAATGGATTTGCTGGCGAAACTAGAAGCACCACTGGAGTTTGGTTGCGATTATACGGGTGCCGCGGAGTTTGACATTGGCAAATTGGCGCCAGGCGAACAGCGTGAATTCCCGCTCACAGTTTGTCCGGCGCGTCTGGGACTAATTAAAATCAGTCCATTACTATTAACAAATGTACTGCTGCAGGAGCAGTACATCATCGAAAAGGTGGTTGATGTGTTCGTCGTCGACACAGATTATCACGAAGATGAAGCATTCCAGGTCAACAAATTCGTGCGTTACGACAACACTACGTCAACGCTCACGGAGGAGCGCACACTGCAACTGCAAGTTGTTTGAAGACGATGCAAGTGTGTTGCAAGTGAAAAATAGTGCTGTGCTCTTCAgtgttttgctattttaataGATAATTACTGTAAAAACGTGTGTAATTGTAAACataacattaacattaattatttcaaatattgtgtgttttttttgccTAACTTCGTTGCAAATCAAAAGATCGCTTCTAAGTAAGTCAATGTGTTTTTAAACCTTGTTGCAGTTTAATGTACTTAAACGCTTACTATCGCATGtgaaaattaagcaaatattttagcaGTTATCGGCAATATTTCGCTTTGCATTTATGTGCCGCGCGGCACTCAATCAAAGTAGCTTTGCATTAATTgagaaatttgcatttttaaatcacaaaagtGGCGGTGGCGCATgcttatacaaataaaatattttcaatgtgtatgtatgtatgtgtgtacaactGACCATTTTCGGTGagaaaatgtcaatatttttattaattgatttaagttttttaatttttacttttattgccatTGCAATGCAATTTGGCTCATAAATCTTGTTTCGCTTTGCGAATTTGTTTGAGCCGAAATTTACGATTTAGTAAATGTTTGCGAGTTTTTTTCAAATGTAACTGTCCGTCGCACACTTGTTGCATGTCATTGACGGTTTAGTTGCTGATTTTTGTTGCAGCTTAATTTGTGTCCTCATTTGGTTGCAGGTGGCAGCTTGTGGACGCTGCGGCGTATGCGGGTGCTGGCTAGCTCACAAACACACTcatgcatattcatatgtacatatgtatttgcttgtAATTTATGTAGAAATGCGCGAAATCATGGAGATGTTTACAAGCTCGTGTGCACAATTTTTTCCGAACAAGCAGACACTCGTTGCAACATGCATTTAAGTACGGACACGTGTATGTGCAATCGTACATTTGCACGTTGTAGTTCCTTATCGCACGCACAATAAATCCCCGCATGTCATTAGCTCGCGCGATTTTAAAAAGATATATTGCCCAGCTAATACTAATGCCTTTCTAACTAATTTTCATGCAGTTACATCGGTTACACATCGGCGACATTCCTGCGCCACCTTCCGCATTCATTAATTTTGCGAGCTTTTATTAATTACTCCCCAGTGGAGGTGACCACTGTCGTGCTAGTAACTCCTTTTTGATAGTTCGACGCGCTATGACCAAATTCAGTTACGATATTGGTGGACTGGTGTTTATTAATGTGCTTGAAGAGACTCCTTTTCACATAACCTTTACATATTTGGATCGActtcgtcgttgttgttgttgtagcggcataaaacataaCTCAAATAGTTTTGAGGAATGCTACCGATTTGATAGTCCTTGGCCGGAAAACAATCCGAGTCCTTTTCAGTtccgtagaaccgactgtcgtgagaACGATGATCGGCTGCGTCGAAATTTAATAGTAGTATATACTCGTAGACGGCTATTGCCAAAATTTCAGCCGAATCGGACTCGTAATTTTGCtttcttatttttgtaaaataaatcgcGCAATAAAATCGTGTGGTTCGGGGATCTTCTGCTTAGATGACAATACTTAAAAATTGGTTTAGCTAGTTTTAACCGCACGTCGGTTTCTGATGAGCTTCGTTCAGGTGTCCCGAAAACGCCTACCAATGCACCAGAAAACCAGCATCTTCTATTTTAAGACTGCTGATAGAATGTACATGAGATGACTGAGACAGTAGACCGCGTAGATCTTAT belongs to Zeugodacus cucurbitae isolate PBARC_wt_2022May chromosome 6, idZeuCucr1.2, whole genome shotgun sequence and includes:
- the LOC105212172 gene encoding small integral membrane protein 12 — its product is MIVNCTPAIIFLFNRIEIHRYKMWPILMAILRRNAVYITLPIAGVVGFIGYNLENILSDKYTPYNKSILENRAERLAEEELADPTRVEKLRLNSNVLERNLSPSLQPK
- the LOC105212171 gene encoding RING-box protein 2; this translates as MADGEDIESSMDKQFNDNDGGKPDKMFTLKKWNAVAMWSWDVECDTCAICRVQVMDACLRCQAENKREVLGRQDCVVVWGECNHSFHHCCMSLWVKQNNRCPLCQQEWSIQRMGK
- the LOC105212174 gene encoding probable trafficking protein particle complex subunit 13 homolog, translating into MSLEQGEHLLALKVMRLTRPTLIGPQVISCENRDLPQQTFRRRMVEHESTTVAGAETLAAGQFMLLPQSFGSIYLGETFASYICVHNCTTYSVEGVTVKADLQSNTTRINLPMNEKQASSTLSPEQTLDDVIRYEVKEIGTHILVCEVNYTTPAGFPQSFRKFFKFQVLKPLDVKTKFYNAEMDEIYLEAQIQNITTGPFCLEKVELDSSEHYTVTPLNTLSNGESVFSSKNMLQPNNSCQFLYCIKPKAEIAKDIKALRQANNVGKLDIVWRSNLGEKGRLQTSQLQRLPFEYKDVRLEVIDAQNIVKIGEPFTFVCRVTNTAERTMDLLAKLEAPLEFGCDYTGAAEFDIGKLAPGEQREFPLTVCPARLGLIKISPLLLTNVLLQEQYIIEKVVDVFVVDTDYHEDEAFQVNKFVRYDNTTSTLTEERTLQLQVV
- the Apc10 gene encoding anaphase-promoting complex subunit 10, coding for MEGNGDEEISNQDPLPLERSGVVREIGTQAVWSLSSCKPGFGVERLRDNIIDTYWQSDGQLPHLVNVQFHRKTRISAVYLYADYKLDESYTPSRISLRTGSNFNDLQELQNQELFEPTGWTAIHVENGKSRPVRIYMLQIAIVANHQNGRDTHLRQIRIHAPVENSKEKFTSITFKNYDNIR